The Lycium ferocissimum isolate CSIRO_LF1 chromosome 10, AGI_CSIRO_Lferr_CH_V1, whole genome shotgun sequence genome window below encodes:
- the LOC132035315 gene encoding patatin-like protein 2, giving the protein MERKASQIQPPTYGDLITVLSIDGGGIRGIIPATILSFLESQLQELDGKDARLADYFDVIAGTSTGGLVTAMLTAPDENNRPLYAARDITPFYLEHCPKIFPQKKCGLFAPIGNIVQTLIGPKYDGKYLHDVIREKLKDTRLSNTITNVVIPTFDIKKLQPTIFSTYETKQSACYDAKMSDVCISTSAAPTYLPAHSFKVEDSKGNVREHHLIDGGVAANNPCLVAISEVSKEILKDNLDFFPINPLDYGRFLVISIGTGAAKCEQKYNSSMAAKWGIVDWLFHKGSTPLVEVFTQSSADMVDYHNSVVFQAFHSENSYLRIQEDELSGTEASVDVATKENLERLVEIGENLLKKPLSRVNLETGLTEPIPKGGTNEEALKRFATLLVNERRLRESRSPLIKKVSK; this is encoded by the exons ATGGAGAGAAAAGCATCTCAAATCCAACCTCCAACTTACGGAGATTTGATCACTGTTCTTAGTATTGATGGAGGTGGCATTCGAGGAATTATTCCAGCTACTATCCTAAGTTTTCTTGAATCCCAACTTCAG GAGTTGGATGGAAAGGATGCAAGACTTGCAGATTACTTTGACGTGATTGCTGGAACGAGCACCGGTGGCCTTGTAACGGCCATGCTAACGGCTCCCGACGAAAATAATCGTCCACTTTATGCTGCCAGAGATATTACTCCATTCTACTTAGAGCACTGTCCAAAGATTTTTCCACAAAAGAAGTG CGGTTTATTTGCTCCAATTGGGAATATAGTGCAAACTCTAATAGGACCAAAATACGATGGCAAGTACCTGCATGACGTCATCAGGGAAAAATTGAAAGATACTCGCCTTAGTAACACTATCACTAACGTTGTTATTCCTACTTTTGATATCAAGAAGTTGCAACCTACCATTTTCTCCACTTATGAG ACGAAACAATCTGCATGTTATGATGCAAAGATGTCCGATGTTTGTATTAGTACCTCAGCAGCTCCTACTTATCTTCCTGCTCATTCTTTCAAAGTTGAAGATAGCAAAGGCAACGTTAGAGAACATCATCTCATTGATGGTGGTGTTGCTGCAAATAATCCG TGTTTGGTTGCAATATCGGAAGTAAGCAAAGAAATTTTAAAGGACAACCTAGATTTCTTCCCAATAAACCCCCTGGATTATGGGCGTTTCCTTGTAATATCAATAGGAACAGGAGCTGCAAAATGTGAACAaaaatataattcatccatggcAGCCAAATGGGGTATTGTCGATTGGTTATTTCACAAAGGTTCCACACCACTGGTCGAAGTATTCACTCAATCAAGTGCTGATATGGTTGATTACCATAATTCTGTTGTTTTTCAAGCTTTTCATAGTGAAAATAGTTACCTTCGAATTCAA GAGGATGAATTGAGTGGGACAGAAGCTTCAGTGGATGTGGCTACAAAGGAAAATTTGGAGAGGCTAGTAGAAATAGGAGAAAATTTATTGAAGAAGCCACTttcaagggtaaatttggaaacaGGTTTGACAGAACCAATTCCTAAAGGAGGCACTAATGAGGAAGCCCTTAAGAG GTTTGCAACATTATTGGTCAACGAAAGAAGACTTCGTGAGTCAAGATCGCCACTTATCAAAAAAGTCTCAAAATAA
- the LOC132033350 gene encoding syntaxin-32 → MPVKVASASIRDRTQEFQSISERLKKSFQNGPISTSSSEQRNTIAVQSEFNKRASKIGYGIHQTSQKLAKLAKLAKRTSVFDDPTTEIQELTAVIKQDITALNSAVVDLQLHSNARSESGNSDTTSHSTTVVDDLKNRLMTATKDFKEVLTMRTENMKVHENRRQLFSSSATKEASNPFMRQRPLASRNTANTPASPPPWANGSPSSSQLFPRKQGDGDTQPLLQEQQQQQQQQQMVPLQDSYMQSRAEALQNVESTIHELGGIFNQLATLVSQQGEVAIRIDENMDDTLTNVEGAQGALLKYLNSISSNRWLMIKIFFVLIFFLMIFLSFVA, encoded by the exons ATGCCTGTGAAAGTAGCGAGTGCGTCAATACGAGATCGGACTCAAGAGTTTCAGAGTATATCCGAAAGGTTAAAAAAGTCATTTCAGAACGGGCCGATTAGCACCAGTTCTTCGGAACAAAGGAATACTATCGCTGTGCAATCCGAGTTCAATAAACGAGCCTCAAAAATCGGTTACGGAATACATCAAACTTCACAGAAGCTTGCAAAACTAGCAAAAT TGGCAAAAAGGACTTCCGTTTTTGATGATCCGACTACAGAAATCCAGGAGCTGACTGCAGTTATCAAGCAAGATATTACAGCACTTAACTCTGCTGTAGTAGATCTCCAGCTTCACTCTAATGCTCGCAGTGAAAGTGGTAATAGTGATACCACTAGTCATTCGACTACTGTTGTAGATGACTTGAAGAACAGACTGATGACTGCCACTAAGGACTTCAAAGAAGTACTCACCATGCGGACAGAG AATATGAAGGTTCATGAGAACAGAAGACAGTTGTTTTCTTCATCAGCTACCAAAGAAGCTTCAAATCCATTTATGCGCCAACGTCCACTAGCTTCAAGGAATACTGCTAATACACCAGCCAGCCCTCCTCCTTGGGCTAATGGTTCACCTTCTTCTTCTCAGTTATTTCCAAG GAAGCAAGGGGATGGAGACACACAGCCATTGTTGCAGGAGCAACAACAGCAGCAACAGCAGCAGCAGATGGTTCCATTGCAGGACAGCTACATGCAGAGTAGAGCAGAAGCTCTTCAAAATGTTGAGTCTACTATCCATGAGCTGGGCGGCATTTTTAATCAGCTTGCTACCTTGGTTTCTCAGCAGGGAGAGGTTGCAATCAG GATTGATGAGAACATGGATGACACACTAACAAATGTGGAAGGGGCACAAGGGGCTCTGCTCAAGTACCTCAATAGCATCTCGTCAAATCGGTGGCTAATGATTAAGATATTCTTTGTGTTGATTTTCTTCCTTATGATTTTCCTATCTTTTGTGGCATAG